The following nucleotide sequence is from Carassius gibelio isolate Cgi1373 ecotype wild population from Czech Republic chromosome A24, carGib1.2-hapl.c, whole genome shotgun sequence.
TAAAACTAGACTCTTctgagatatgaaggatgcaataccactccataggtactcaagattaacataaaaaaaataataatttgtggccattatgtatatattttttccctacATGTCATGTGCCGGGATGttcagttttatttctttttttatgattttgcacTTATATAGCTACAAATTCATttctatttataaaattattctaTAAGTgtataaaatttgaaaaaaaaaaactttcaaatacttttaaatgaagtacAACATGTGACACTGTTTGTCACTGCAACACCATGTCAGCTACCCGTATTTTCAAACTACCTCACAGTCCCTATGTGGCACCGCCCATAGCCTACCACTCCTGTATATAAATTTGACCTCGCACTCCAATCCAGAGGTCTCGACCTTAAAGCAGCATCCTTCATCCTTGAGCTGAGCAGAGTGTCTCTGAGCCAGCGCCTGGAGCTCATCCCAGCCATTACTTTCTCCCTCTCTGACCCACACTTTCCCGCCTACCTCAGCCAGAACGTTGCCACCGCACCACTGCATGTCACGCAGCCCTTCTGCCTTGAGCAGATACATACATGCACAACGTGGTGCACACACCTTAAAGTGCCCCCTTCCTTCTTCGTAGCAAAGGCAGTGCAGTCGTACCAGGAATGAAGTGGGTTCTGACGTGATAAAACGAAGGACCTCCTCCACTCCATTGTCGATTGCGACAGGCCCATGAACCCTGCTGAGAGAAAACAACTTCGCGGGACCAAGTATTCGTACTGATTCGAGAATAAACTGGAAGTTGTGGTGCTCGCCGAGTTGTAAGTAGCTCTGGAATTCGGAGAGGGTCTCCTGGTGGAGCTGCATGAGAGAGCCCAAGCCCAGCTGCGCAGGATTGAACTCCAACACTGAAAGTAAGCGATGGCGAACTCCCGCGTCAAAAGCTTCAGAGTTAAAAGCAGGATTTGACAAAACAAACCGCACATGCTGAATGACCGTAGCAATGGGCGCATTTGAAAAGTCAACAGTGGTTCGTTTGGGCTGCACTACATCTAGGAGACGTGCGATTCGAACGCACACCTCCAAGTACTGTCTAGAAAGAAGAGTTGTGTCCTGGTCCGCAGAGGATGGAACCATGCTGCTCAGAGCTTTACGGATGACCCGCACAGAAACCCCCTGGAAGGAAGTGACCCGGTGTACCCTGCTGGGCCTGCAGGAAAACAACCCCTCAACTGAAGAGGACAGCTGGAGGCCTTCCTGGAGGGGATGCAGGTCTCGTAGCACCTGAGCGAGGACCCTCACACTCTGCAGCAGACTCTCAGCATCCCCGTCGGTCCAGCACTGCTCCATTTCCTGCAGCAGTGCGGCCTCCACTCTGCCGCTGGTGCTCAGCTGCTCGATCATACCTAGTATGCCTCCGCTAGGCTTCGCCTCCGGCTCCTCCAGAACCTCTGCCATGCAGTCCCACACCAGAAAGCTGAAGATGGCCCACACAGTGCGCTGATCCGTGCAGTCATCAGGACACGAGTGGTCCCAGCTGCGTAAGTGGTCTTCATCGTGCAGGTGGTCCCAACTGTGCCGGTGACTGTGGATACCGCTGCGGAGAAGAGTCTCGGCTTTTTGCAGCAACCTCAACAG
It contains:
- the LOC127946501 gene encoding uncharacterized protein LOC127946501, yielding MASSTERPHNSRAEEKRTVKARLLSSQMLLVDALYHLGPLLDSVISAGLLSRENRYEIDAERTPPNKVRKLLEIVDAQMDESGASSFMECLRKCKKHYPRLRTWLTSEEDHSQPPDIKQGPTERQLQAQFNVLCSRLGCSVLPVSYDLFSRGVLTQLELEKIQAILVPTQQAQTLLSICLKKGEKACTSFYTALQNEDEQLAEELNIKSLAEDLNKDPEGRIIPIAVEETRGHLRGALHLSGGLQQVMTQLGLTVGDEIRFNVCEVGVAVGLPRRTVREYLLEGVGIEDSAQLEALVSLYIEKTQDADRLLSRVTQLSPRWVQLSERGCLLLRLLQKAETLLRSGIHSHRHSWDHLHDEDHLRSWDHSCPDDCTDQRTVWAIFSFLVWDCMAEVLEEPEAKPSGGILGMIEQLSTSGRVEAALLQEMEQCWTDGDAESLLQSVRVLAQVLRDLHPLQEGLQLSSSVEGLFSCRPSRVHRVTSFQGVSVRVIRKALSSMVPSSADQDTTLLSRQYLEVCVRIARLLDVVQPKRTTVDFSNAPIATVIQHVRFVLSNPAFNSEAFDAGVRHRLLSVLEFNPAQLGLGSLMQLHQETLSEFQSYLQLGEHHNFQFILESVRILGPAKLFSLSRVHGPVAIDNGVEEVLRFITSEPTSFLVRLHCLCYEEGRGHFKVCAPRCACMYLLKAEGLRDMQWCGGNVLAEVGGKVWVREGESNGWDELQALAQRHSAQLKDEGCCFKVETSGLECEVKFIYRSGRLWAVPHRDCEVV